The proteins below are encoded in one region of Methanofollis aquaemaris:
- a CDS encoding DNA cytosine methyltransferase encodes MVSKKIVLDMFAGAGGLTEGFFRNDFNIVSHIEMNVHAARTLETRTLFHALVEKGQQDIYYQYYDQEISRDEFLEECKSLDVSDTGIIDRELSVETLDKTIADVHARLDDLNRNNVDVIIGGPPCQAYSLIGRARDLNKMRNDPRNHLYIHYLRFIDEFKPEIFVFENVPGLISARNGEIYSDFLERIKSLGYYTPPEPKILNARDFGVLQNRKRIIFIGWKKDHDLTYPGFEIAEPRYKIWDVLKDLRELEPGEGTDGPQRYRVGRPSGYLKRSHIRNNHRYVRHHIARNHNDRDREIYRTAIRMWNDSKKRLRYNELPENLKTHANQSSFLDRFKVVDGDGLSHAIVAHLSKDGHFFIHPDISQARSLTVREAARIQSFPDNYLFEGPRTAQYVQIGNAVPPLMAEGIAREIKKMIQKVVD; translated from the coding sequence GTGGTGTCAAAAAAAATAGTCCTGGATATGTTTGCAGGTGCAGGTGGACTCACCGAGGGATTTTTTCGGAATGATTTCAATATCGTTTCCCACATCGAGATGAACGTCCATGCAGCGCGGACGCTTGAAACCCGGACCTTGTTCCATGCTCTTGTTGAAAAAGGGCAGCAGGACATCTATTATCAGTATTATGATCAGGAAATTTCCCGTGATGAATTCCTTGAAGAGTGTAAATCACTGGATGTTTCGGACACTGGAATCATAGACCGTGAACTATCTGTAGAAACACTGGATAAAACTATAGCCGATGTCCATGCTCGTCTTGATGACCTGAATCGAAACAACGTCGATGTTATCATAGGTGGTCCACCCTGTCAGGCATATTCTCTGATAGGGAGAGCGCGAGATTTGAATAAAATGCGGAATGATCCTAGGAATCACCTCTATATTCACTACTTACGATTCATCGATGAATTTAAACCTGAAATATTTGTTTTTGAAAACGTACCGGGTCTGATAAGCGCTAGAAATGGAGAGATTTACTCTGATTTCTTGGAGCGGATTAAAAGTCTTGGATATTATACTCCTCCAGAGCCTAAGATCCTGAATGCACGGGATTTTGGAGTTCTGCAGAACAGAAAACGTATCATATTCATAGGATGGAAGAAAGATCATGATCTTACCTATCCTGGGTTCGAAATCGCTGAACCCCGGTATAAAATCTGGGATGTACTGAAAGACCTTCGTGAACTCGAACCCGGGGAAGGAACGGATGGACCACAGAGATACAGGGTCGGCCGGCCCTCTGGGTACCTCAAGAGATCCCATATCCGTAACAATCATAGATATGTCCGTCACCACATTGCAAGAAATCATAATGACAGAGATCGTGAGATATATCGAACTGCGATCAGGATGTGGAATGACAGTAAAAAGCGGCTGCGTTATAATGAACTACCTGAAAACCTGAAGACACATGCCAATCAATCTTCATTCCTGGATCGATTCAAGGTTGTCGATGGAGATGGACTTTCACATGCAATTGTCGCTCATCTCTCGAAAGATGGGCATTTTTTCATTCATCCAGATATAAGTCAGGCCCGTTCTCTTACAGTGCGTGAGGCTGCTCGTATCCAGTCATTCCCTGACAACTATCTCTTTGAAGGGCCACGGACTGCACAATATGTTCAGATAGGAAACGCGGTTCCCCCTCTAATGGCCGAAGGAATCGCCCGGGAAATTAAAAAAATGATACAAAAGGTTGTAGATTGA
- a CDS encoding GNAT family N-acetyltransferase, producing the protein MSEAFETARLRLVPATAAHLAADAPTLAGLLGAAVPDDWPPETLPDALPIFFSWLKNDPESVGWNLWYVISAEGVLVGSCGFVGRPSLEGEAEIGYAVLPAYRGCGYATEAVAALVAWAFGFPEVVRVVAQAEAGNGASVRVLEKCGFVCDGVGDEEGCVRFGVGRPRRCRNMGAGDPCQPE; encoded by the coding sequence GTGAGTGAGGCGTTCGAGACCGCCCGTCTCCGCCTGGTCCCGGCCACGGCGGCGCACCTTGCCGCCGACGCCCCGACGCTTGCCGGTCTGCTGGGCGCCGCCGTCCCCGATGACTGGCCGCCCGAGACGCTCCCCGACGCCCTCCCAATTTTTTTCTCCTGGTTGAAGAATGACCCTGAGAGTGTGGGCTGGAATCTCTGGTACGTGATCTCCGCGGAGGGGGTGCTCGTCGGTTCGTGCGGGTTTGTCGGGCGGCCGTCGCTTGAGGGCGAGGCGGAGATCGGGTATGCGGTTCTCCCGGCGTACCGGGGGTGCGGGTATGCGACCGAGGCGGTGGCCGCCCTGGTGGCGTGGGCGTTTGGGTTTCCTGAGGTGGTGCGTGTCGTGGCGCAGGCGGAAGCGGGGAATGGTGCTTCGGTGCGGGTGCTGGAGAAGTGCGGGTTTGTGTGTGATGGGGTGGGGGATGAGGAGGGGTGTGTGAGGTTTGGGGTGGGACGGCCGCGGCGGTGCCGGAACATGGGGGCCGGAGATCCATGCCAGCCCGAATGA
- a CDS encoding DNA-methyltransferase, whose product MHLTCPACGFSWEYTGKAKYSTTCPTCRQRVTFGRKKSETSEFGVSKRECHNASAFYGRRIYAAGGEGSQGGTGENEVPEECLDEVICKDSRDLSFLPDDSVHLMVTSPPYNVGKTYDDDLDLDEYLSLLRTVFAEVYRVLVPGGRACVNVANVGRKPYIPYHSYIISVMHDLGFLMRGEVIWNKATGAGISTAWGSWCSASNPTLRDVHEYILVFSKGTYSRKKGEREDTITRDQFLEWTKSIWTFPTVSAKKVGHPAPFPVELPFRCIQLYTFKGDVVLDPFAGAGSTGIAALQAGRHFVCVDSDEGYVGRAKERLRAEGWSE is encoded by the coding sequence ATGCATCTCACCTGTCCGGCATGCGGTTTCTCCTGGGAATATACCGGGAAGGCGAAGTACTCCACCACCTGCCCGACGTGCAGGCAGCGCGTCACCTTCGGGAGGAAGAAGTCGGAGACCAGTGAGTTCGGGGTTTCGAAACGGGAATGTCATAACGCAAGCGCCTTCTACGGCCGGCGGATCTATGCGGCCGGGGGAGAGGGGAGTCAGGGCGGGACCGGTGAGAACGAGGTGCCGGAGGAGTGCCTCGATGAGGTGATCTGCAAGGACAGCAGGGATCTCTCCTTCCTCCCGGACGACAGTGTCCACCTGATGGTCACCTCGCCGCCGTACAATGTCGGCAAGACCTACGACGACGACCTCGATCTCGACGAGTATCTTTCTCTCCTGCGCACGGTCTTTGCCGAGGTCTACCGGGTGCTCGTCCCTGGCGGGCGGGCCTGCGTGAATGTGGCGAATGTCGGGAGAAAGCCCTACATCCCGTATCACAGTTATATCATCTCGGTGATGCACGACCTGGGGTTCCTGATGCGCGGCGAGGTGATCTGGAACAAGGCGACCGGGGCGGGGATCTCGACGGCCTGGGGGAGCTGGTGTTCGGCCTCGAACCCGACGCTGCGCGATGTCCACGAGTATATCCTGGTCTTCTCGAAGGGGACGTACTCCCGCAAGAAGGGCGAGCGCGAGGACACGATCACGAGGGACCAGTTCCTGGAGTGGACCAAGAGCATCTGGACGTTCCCGACGGTCTCGGCGAAGAAGGTGGGCCACCCGGCACCGTTCCCGGTCGAACTCCCGTTCCGCTGCATCCAGCTCTATACGTTCAAGGGCGACGTGGTCCTCGATCCGTTTGCGGGGGCGGGGAGCACGGGGATCGCGGCGTTGCAGGCGGGGCGGCACTTTGTCTGCGTGGATTCGGACGAGGGGTATGTGGGACGCGCGAAGGAGCGGTTGCGGGCCGAGGGATGGAGTGAGTGA
- a CDS encoding YegP family protein, which produces MPKGKFEVYRDKGDEYRFRLKASNGQVIATSQGYKSRESCMKGIESVRNNAPNAEILELSE; this is translated from the coding sequence ATGCCAAAAGGGAAATTTGAGGTTTACCGGGACAAAGGAGACGAATACAGGTTCAGACTGAAGGCCTCAAACGGTCAGGTCATCGCCACCAGTCAGGGCTACAAGTCGAGGGAGTCATGCATGAAGGGGATAGAGAGCGTCAGAAACAATGCCCCGAATGCCGAGATCCTCGAACTGAGCGAGTGA
- a CDS encoding mechanosensitive ion channel family protein: MSQISEMVGGVVIFLPNIVAAIIILIIGWIIGRVLGKAISVFLDKIGVDDALRKTEPGAAIEKSGLSIVHLFDILVRIFIYLIAIMAATNVLQIESLSKAMAVIVAYIPNVVAFILILVVGIILIDFFADWMERYGENMEISLIGPMILLIRLFLYFVVIILALTQLAFDLTIIYIFIGPLAWGVALGIGAAIAIIVGFGLKDRAPEIMDRFFCKVKK, from the coding sequence ATGTCCCAGATCTCTGAGATGGTCGGCGGAGTCGTGATCTTCCTGCCGAACATCGTCGCCGCCATCATCATCCTGATCATCGGATGGATCATCGGGCGGGTGCTCGGCAAGGCGATCTCGGTCTTCCTCGACAAGATCGGGGTGGACGATGCCCTCAGGAAGACAGAACCAGGGGCCGCGATCGAGAAGAGCGGGTTATCGATCGTGCATCTCTTCGATATCCTGGTGAGAATTTTCATCTACCTCATCGCCATCATGGCGGCAACGAATGTCCTTCAGATCGAGTCGCTCTCGAAGGCGATGGCCGTCATCGTCGCGTACATCCCGAATGTCGTGGCCTTCATCCTGATCCTGGTGGTCGGCATCATTCTCATCGACTTCTTCGCGGACTGGATGGAGCGCTATGGAGAGAATATGGAGATCTCTCTGATCGGGCCGATGATCCTTCTGATCAGGCTGTTCCTGTACTTTGTCGTGATCATCCTCGCGCTGACCCAGCTTGCCTTCGACCTGACGATCATCTACATCTTCATCGGGCCGCTGGCATGGGGTGTGGCGCTCGGGATCGGTGCCGCCATCGCGATCATCGTCGGCTTCGGTCTCAAGGACCGGGCACCCGAGATCATGGACCGGTTCTTCTGCAAGGTCAAAAAATAA
- a CDS encoding DUF61 family protein produces MSYRPNLGEESVLKKWVSLEVGRIKDGLVAEKKSLARLLTETSPSSVTKGGKEHAFDREVIRTLGDRLPEKVHGRLMIPITFYSTLDVTDSYYLRDETAFRALQALGELSEMRQMREGKLWVSNTIVYAIMQKYPTVIEIGMG; encoded by the coding sequence ATGTCATACCGCCCCAACCTCGGCGAGGAATCGGTCCTCAAAAAATGGGTCTCCCTGGAGGTCGGCAGGATCAAAGACGGGCTGGTGGCCGAGAAGAAGTCCCTTGCCCGACTGCTCACGGAGACGTCCCCGTCCTCGGTGACGAAAGGTGGAAAAGAGCATGCCTTTGATCGAGAGGTGATCCGGACGCTTGGCGACCGTCTGCCCGAGAAGGTCCACGGCCGCCTCATGATCCCGATCACCTTCTATTCCACGCTCGACGTCACGGACAGTTATTATCTCAGGGACGAAACCGCGTTCAGGGCCTTGCAGGCACTCGGCGAACTGAGCGAGATGCGCCAGATGCGGGAAGGGAAACTCTGGGTCTCGAACACGATCGTGTATGCGATCATGCAGAAATACCCGACGGTCATCGAGATCGGGATGGGATGA